One segment of Streptomyces sp. NBC_00576 DNA contains the following:
- a CDS encoding glycerophosphodiester phosphodiesterase — protein sequence MNFLTIGHRGIMGVEPENTLRSFVAAEQAGLDMIELDLRLSKDGALVVMHDAEVDRTTDGTGPIAEKTLAELRALDAGRDERVPVFEEVLDAVGAPLQAEIKDTAAARALGEVMERRELAGRVEVSSFHADTISEITRLVPGVRTALIASRYGTDVVDDATRAGASTLCLNIRRLTLEIVERARKADLRIIGWVVNTQDDLRLVRALQLDGATTDYPQIKRTGRFTA from the coding sequence TTGAACTTCCTGACCATCGGGCACCGAGGAATCATGGGCGTGGAGCCCGAGAACACCCTGCGTTCGTTCGTCGCCGCCGAGCAGGCGGGCCTCGACATGATCGAACTCGATCTGCGTCTCAGCAAGGACGGCGCCCTCGTCGTCATGCACGACGCCGAAGTGGACCGCACAACGGACGGCACCGGCCCGATCGCCGAGAAGACCCTCGCCGAGCTGCGCGCCCTGGACGCGGGCCGCGACGAGCGTGTCCCGGTCTTCGAGGAGGTCCTGGACGCCGTCGGCGCACCGCTCCAGGCCGAGATCAAGGACACGGCGGCGGCGCGGGCGCTGGGCGAGGTGATGGAGCGCCGGGAGCTGGCCGGGCGGGTCGAGGTGTCCTCGTTCCACGCGGACACGATCTCCGAGATCACCCGCCTGGTGCCCGGGGTCCGCACGGCGCTCATCGCCAGCCGCTACGGCACCGACGTCGTGGACGACGCCACCCGGGCCGGCGCCTCGACCCTCTGCCTCAACATCCGCCGCCTCACCCTGGAGATCGTCGAGCGGGCGAGAAAGGCGGACCTGCGGATCATCGGCTGGGTGGTGAACACCCAGGACGACCTGCGTCTCGTACGCGCCCTCCAACTGGACGGCGCGACCACCGACTACCCGCAGATCAAACGCACGGGCCGCTTCACCGCGTAA
- a CDS encoding DUF6421 family protein, giving the protein MTEILVQANLDERVSSLDRVVEHPAWPVLKDAVEQIRPWQAKDGSIDFDREDAPDPADVDLALRRVVDAVAELSPLLPHDTAYHQALAKDLRRWSDSGFRVPDFLDSLLAFQPAASRADGLQHLVVFPMYTQNGNPDRNLEAVVLRMVWPDWLAELERTRYDNPLFCGISFEDFTAGYDTNSAVLFPETIAVREAPERFTWGGIFCDREAARFRRVTDAAVDILGLELPDDVAAMVHDQKRCEEAFVLWDMVHDRTHSHGDLPFDPFMIKQRQPFWMYGLEELRCDLTAFKEAVKLEAEGIPQARDVQFAVLFDRMFRFPVTGERVRNYDGLGGQLLFAYLHQHDVIRWTDNKLQIDWQRAPQVTNQLCAEIETLYREGIDRPKLVHWFKAYELVSTHLAPHPGSRWAKGPDALDLNQPPRKLVDDVLPDEFPLSMFYEALSKKLKNVIASTKGITAESAERVAA; this is encoded by the coding sequence ATGACGGAAATTCTTGTGCAGGCGAATTTGGACGAGCGGGTTTCTTCGCTCGACAGGGTGGTGGAGCACCCGGCATGGCCTGTGCTCAAGGATGCCGTGGAGCAGATCCGGCCATGGCAGGCCAAGGACGGATCGATCGACTTCGACCGGGAGGACGCCCCGGACCCCGCGGACGTCGATCTCGCCCTACGGCGGGTCGTGGACGCCGTCGCGGAACTCTCCCCGCTGCTCCCGCACGACACCGCCTACCACCAGGCCCTCGCCAAGGATCTGCGCCGCTGGTCCGACAGCGGTTTCCGGGTGCCGGACTTCCTCGACTCGCTGCTGGCCTTCCAGCCCGCCGCGAGCCGCGCGGACGGCCTCCAGCACCTGGTCGTCTTCCCGATGTACACGCAGAACGGCAACCCGGACCGCAACCTCGAAGCGGTCGTCCTGCGCATGGTCTGGCCCGACTGGCTGGCCGAGCTGGAGCGCACCCGCTACGACAACCCGCTGTTCTGCGGCATCTCCTTCGAGGACTTCACGGCCGGGTACGACACCAACTCGGCCGTCCTCTTCCCGGAGACCATCGCCGTGCGCGAGGCGCCGGAACGGTTCACCTGGGGCGGCATCTTCTGCGACCGCGAGGCCGCCCGCTTCCGCCGTGTCACCGACGCCGCCGTCGACATCCTCGGCCTCGAACTGCCCGATGACGTCGCCGCGATGGTCCACGACCAGAAGCGCTGCGAAGAGGCGTTCGTGCTGTGGGACATGGTCCACGACCGCACCCACAGCCACGGCGACCTGCCCTTCGACCCCTTCATGATCAAGCAGCGCCAGCCGTTCTGGATGTACGGCCTGGAGGAGCTGCGCTGTGACCTCACCGCCTTCAAGGAGGCCGTGAAGCTGGAGGCGGAAGGCATCCCGCAGGCCCGTGACGTGCAGTTCGCGGTGCTCTTCGACCGGATGTTCCGCTTCCCGGTCACCGGCGAACGCGTCCGTAACTATGACGGCCTCGGCGGCCAGCTCCTCTTCGCCTACCTCCACCAGCACGACGTGATCCGCTGGACCGACAACAAGCTGCAGATCGACTGGCAGCGCGCCCCGCAGGTCACCAACCAGCTCTGCGCCGAGATCGAGACCCTGTACCGCGAGGGCATCGACCGGCCCAAACTCGTCCACTGGTTCAAGGCGTACGAACTGGTCTCCACCCATCTCGCCCCGCACCCGGGCTCCCGCTGGGCCAAGGGCCCCGACGCCCTCGACCTGAACCAGCCGCCGCGCAAGCTCGTCGACGACGTGCTTCCGGACGAGTTTCCGCTGAGCATGTTCTATGAGGCCCTCTCCAAAAAGCTGAAGAACGTGATCGCCTCCACCAAGGGGATCACCGCGGAGAGCGCCGAGCGGGTCGCCGCATGA